A genomic region of Rhodococcus pyridinivorans contains the following coding sequences:
- a CDS encoding DUF3566 domain-containing protein: MSTPQGPNGADRGQTGRKPEDRTENEVKPENKGTQQGPASEQKPAPENRPLQSSPAQPSQAPGAPAEGSSAPAAGAADPAPVQGPADQQPAAGRKAAEPTAKAAQDTPAQGGSQKSGGASADGKNGSAAADQPATGQQRTAQMPRSGGPTPPWQRGAASAQSGSPQNAPQTNVPGVGQGLSKQGGAPQRPAGASAKGSAAGGPEPSTRPVVTGTAAPNAAGGASPAGGGDAARGTRDRAAAAKAKSAVIDGPTRHIERKDLAKDLPDLSAVKHPSTGSSSTGETPQVSAPATTAVPTAIPAAGPLRATVQIRRIDPWSMLKISSVISVSLFFVWMIAVGLLYGVLAGMGVWERLNSAFTDIVSDAGSGALVSAGQVFGYATIIGIANTVLLTALATLGAFIYNLCTDLVGGVQATLADPD, from the coding sequence GTGAGCACTCCCCAGGGACCGAACGGGGCCGATCGCGGGCAAACCGGTCGGAAGCCGGAGGACCGTACAGAGAACGAGGTGAAGCCCGAGAACAAGGGCACGCAGCAGGGCCCGGCCTCGGAGCAGAAACCGGCGCCGGAGAACCGGCCGTTGCAGTCGTCACCGGCCCAGCCTTCGCAGGCTCCTGGGGCACCGGCGGAGGGTTCGTCCGCTCCCGCAGCGGGAGCAGCGGACCCGGCACCCGTGCAGGGTCCGGCCGACCAGCAGCCGGCAGCAGGCCGGAAGGCCGCCGAGCCGACGGCGAAGGCGGCGCAGGACACGCCTGCTCAGGGCGGCTCCCAGAAGTCCGGTGGTGCCTCAGCGGACGGTAAGAATGGATCGGCTGCGGCCGATCAGCCGGCCACAGGTCAGCAACGCACCGCCCAGATGCCCCGCTCCGGCGGCCCGACCCCTCCCTGGCAGCGGGGAGCGGCGTCGGCGCAGTCGGGCTCCCCGCAGAACGCTCCGCAGACGAACGTTCCGGGTGTGGGTCAGGGTCTGTCCAAGCAGGGTGGAGCGCCTCAGCGCCCCGCTGGGGCCTCGGCCAAGGGCTCTGCGGCCGGAGGCCCGGAGCCGTCGACGCGTCCCGTCGTGACCGGCACAGCGGCTCCCAATGCCGCCGGAGGAGCTAGCCCGGCCGGGGGCGGAGACGCCGCGCGCGGGACGCGCGACCGGGCCGCTGCAGCGAAGGCGAAGTCCGCGGTAATCGACGGCCCGACACGGCACATCGAACGCAAGGATCTCGCCAAGGACCTGCCGGATCTGTCCGCAGTGAAGCATCCGTCGACCGGTTCGTCGAGCACGGGGGAGACCCCGCAGGTGAGCGCCCCCGCCACCACCGCGGTGCCCACGGCGATCCCCGCCGCCGGACCGCTGCGGGCCACCGTGCAGATCCGCCGTATCGACCCCTGGTCGATGCTGAAGATCTCGTCGGTGATCTCGGTGTCGTTGTTCTTCGTGTGGATGATCGCGGTCGGCCTACTCTACGGCGTGCTGGCCGGCATGGGGGTATGGGAACGCCTCAACAGTGCGTTCACCGACATCGTCTCCGACGCCGGTAGCGGTGCGCTCGTCTCGGCCGGCCAGGTGTTCGGCTACGCGACGATCATCGGCATCGCCAACACGGTGTTGCTGACGGCTCTCGCGACCCTCGGTGCGTTCATCTACAACCTCTGCACCGATCTCGTAGGCGGCGTTCAGGCCACCCTCGCCGACCCGGATTGA